DNA sequence from the Leopardus geoffroyi isolate Oge1 chromosome A3, O.geoffroyi_Oge1_pat1.0, whole genome shotgun sequence genome:
GCCCCGCCCACCTTGCGCGCGTAACCTCGTGCGCGCTCTCGCGACCGGCGTGCGCAAGCGCCCAGGGGCTTCGCAGCCGCCATTACTCTCCCACTGCCGGGTCCTGCGGCCTGTTAGCAGAAGTCCGCAGGCGGGGAAGGAAGGGTGAGTACAACGCCTGGAGGACAGCGGCCCCGGGGCTCAGGAACAGCACACTcagggcggggtgcctgggttagGGCTTGTCTGACTGGAGCAAGAAACTACAACCCCCCCAATGCCCTGCGCCACAGGGTTGCGCGAGGCAGTGACGTGAGAGTTTTTGTCGCTACCATTTGTGGGCAGGGGGGACGCGGTGGCGGAGGCTGATGACGCGCTCTTCTTGCCGCTGGAGGGTCACCGGAGGTCAGCGCCAGGTCAGCTGGCTCCCGCTCTCAGAGCGCCTTCGCGAACCTTCCTGCTTGACCAGTCTAAACTGACGGTCTATTTACCCTTAATCACTGTTAACAGATATTTGTTTACTGTGTACCCGCTGTCTTTCCAGCCCTGGCTGgccactgaaccagccagacaccctTATTATTAGTATCATTACTtagtagtctttatttttaagtaatctgaaACTTACAGAAAATTTCAAGAGTTTCTTATAAAGGGCTATCTCATACCCTTTGATAATTAAATTAGCTGCAGATACGATGCCATTTTAGCTCAATGTTTAGAGGTATGtcagtgtgtattttctaaaaacgAGAACATTCTCCCACATTCAAAATTAGGTAACATTGGTCAAGACTATTATCTAGAATGTTTCCAGTTGCCCTACTAGTGCTGTATGTTGAAACTACCCTTTTCTTGGCTGGGGAtcccacacacacatcccacacaCAGGCAGCGTTCAGCTGGCCttgtctctttagtctctttcAGTCTGGAGCAGCGCTCCCCAGCTTCTGTTGACTCTCATGACACTTTTTGAAGATTCCTGGCcatttgttttgtagttttgtagGTTTGGGGTGGTCTGAGATTTCTTCACTTGACCTTAGCCAAAAGGCAGAGAAGCGATTGAGGTTTCTTCACCATTGACTTTGTTGTGAGCAGAAGTGCTGCTGACCAGACACCATTATGCCGAGGCGGGGAGTGTGTCTTGGGTGGCTGAGGAGCACCAGTGACCAGCCACAGCAGCCTCTGGACATGCTGCCTGCCTTGTGGCTGCCCTGTGACTTTAACACCCATCTCACTGAGGTCTCTGGCTTCCCTGTAGTGCCTACCCTGGAGCTATGGTCCACGCCTTCCTCATCCACAACTTGCGGGCTCCGCAGGCCCAGGACACGGGCCTTTGCCGAGTGCTCTACTCCTGCGTCTTTGGTGCCGAGAATTCACCTGATGACCCACGGCCACATGGTGCTGAGAGGGACAGGCTCCTTCGAAAGGAGCAGATTTTGGCTGTGGCCAGGTAACACATGGGCCTTCACTGAACACATGCCTGATAATGATAGGTTTTCTGTGGGGCACAGAGAATCAGACtaagaagcagagacagagttTTAGAGTAGTGTTTCCATGAGCTGTCCACAGTTGTTCACAAGCGTTATGTGAAAAGGggttaaagaaataataacagtacGGTCATCATCGTTAACTATTAtagttagcatttattgagtcTGTACATATGTGCTAAGAGTTTATGTTCTGAGCATTTCATGTATGTGGACTCATTAATCCTTGTAACCGTCTATTGAAATAGATACAGTTATTATCCCTACCTTGCAGGTGAataaactgaggtacagagactTTAAGGAACTTAACCTGCCCAAGGTTATGTAACTAGAacatggcagagctaggatttgggTGTAGGCAGGCAGATCCTGGAACATGCTTTGCAGtgcaggacttctcagggccATTAGTATGCCTGTAGGTTTTATGAATCCCTAAGGAGGAGTGAGAATGTCATACATGGGAATgctgagcccagagcctcctGAAAGCCACTGAAAGAGCAGTGTGTGGGAAATACTGTTCCAGATGTAGTGGCTGGCCTTGGACCTTCCCATCCCAGACCCAGATGGAGCCAGCCAGTGCCAGAATCTCTTGACCTCTCTGCCTTTTGTGTCCGGGGATTAGCATTCTCGAATGGGCAGCCCTGTGTTAGCCTCTTGCCATCCCCTTGTTCCTCTGGGCCTCCACCCCCCTCCTGTAGCACAGAAAATTAAATGCCTTTAAAACCAGCCTGTGCATGGCCCAAATTAGAAAGTGATTCAGGAGGGATCAGAGAGTGATTTCAAAAACCTGAATGGCCAAGTGGAcggtctttcttttttatttggaaagGGTTGCAGGATGGTGGTGGAGAGGTTGGACAGGCCAGttgcatttcttcatttctcatgGCTTGCATTTCTTCATGTTAAGGAAGCCTCTGTGAAGCTAGTGGTGGCAGGATCTTTTTCCCCTGGTGCCCTTTCCTGGCTCAAAGAGCTGTGTTCAAAACCTGCCTTCTCTTGAACACATGGAGTGAAATGGTTCAGGGCCTGGAGATGGGAGCCTGGATTCCTGTCATGGCTCATGCTTCCTGCTCTGTGGTCCTGGGCAGGTCACTTAGTCTCTCTGGGGCTAAGTTTCTACATCTGAGATATGGAGTTAATAGCACCTCTCAGTTTTAGGGGTGGTCATGAGGATGACAGAAATCAGTGACCCACCCACTCTTCCCAGGCAGGTGGAATCCATGTGCCAGCTTCAGCAGCAGGCATCGGGCCGGACCTCCGTGGACCTGCAGCTTCAGTCCTCAGATGAGCCAGTGCCCCTGCATgaggccccacatggggccttCCGCCTGGCAGCAGGGGACCCTTTCCAGGAGCCTCGGACAGTGGTGTGGCTGGGTGTGCTCTCATTAGGCTTCGCCCTGGTGCTGGATGCCCATGAGAACCTGCTGCTGGCTGAGAGCACACTCCGGCTGCTGGCACGCCTCCTTCTGGATCACCTCCGGCTGCTTACCCCCAGCACCAACCTCTTGCTTAGGGCTGATCGCATCGAGGGCATCCTTGCCCGCTTCCTGCCCCATGGTCAACTGCTCTTCCTCAATGACCAGTTTGTCCAGGGTCTGGAGAAGGAACTCAGTGCTTCCTGGCCCCGCTGACCCCTCACTGGGATGGGGCTtcctgaggggcagggagggaggacagggatGGATGGACACACAGCCAGGTGAATCTTGGCATTGGCCTCCTTCCCAGCCTGCTCCCAGCTCTGCTGTGCTACCACATCCAGGACAAGTGGACGGGACAAGCTGGCAGAAAAGAGGGCTGGGCAAAGGGTGGTGAGGAGGAATCCCGGAACATCCTGTGCCTGGAGCTGCCATGTGACTCATTTAGACTGCATAGTGGACCAGTCTCACCTGTCCTTGACCCCAGTTTCTCCCATCCCCGGCAGCCAGCCCCCAAAACAGTCCACCAGTTGCTAGTGTTGGAGCATGAGGAGTGGAACTCAGCCCACTTTCTCCTTCCAAACCCATAGTCCTCACAGTGCGAAAGGAACCTGAGACTCCCAGGGTGGGGGAGCTCGTTGCTGTATTTGCACTCACTTAGGCAACATTTTACCAACAAGGATTTTGTCAGTGAGGACCTGCTCAGTGTCCAGCCCCACCACAGTTCACAAATGTGTCTGTCGTTCATTCAGCAGTGGGATTCTGTAGCTCTCTTTGGGCCCATCCCTTGCCCACCAGGCAACCTCAAGATAATGCTAGGTTTCCTTTGTCTTCAGGGAGAGAAGATACCATCAGATGGGTGCAAGAAGTCTAGCCAGGATGAAGTTGTCTCTCTTGTTTTGAATT
Encoded proteins:
- the AP5S1 gene encoding AP-5 complex subunit sigma-1 isoform X1 codes for the protein MGMGLAGSSKQGVFDRRAKAALAGGPGVRTPPLPTPGATLWARGPRPPCARNLVRALATGVRKRPGASQPPLLSHCRVLRPVSRSPQAGKEGAYPGAMVHAFLIHNLRAPQAQDTGLCRVLYSCVFGAENSPDDPRPHGAERDRLLRKEQILAVARQVESMCQLQQQASGRTSVDLQLQSSDEPVPLHEAPHGAFRLAAGDPFQEPRTVVWLGVLSLGFALVLDAHENLLLAESTLRLLARLLLDHLRLLTPSTNLLLRADRIEGILARFLPHGQLLFLNDQFVQGLEKELSASWPR
- the AP5S1 gene encoding AP-5 complex subunit sigma-1 isoform X2; this translates as MVHAFLIHNLRAPQAQDTGLCRVLYSCVFGAENSPDDPRPHGAERDRLLRKEQILAVARQVESMCQLQQQASGRTSVDLQLQSSDEPVPLHEAPHGAFRLAAGDPFQEPRTVVWLGVLSLGFALVLDAHENLLLAESTLRLLARLLLDHLRLLTPSTNLLLRADRIEGILARFLPHGQLLFLNDQFVQGLEKELSASWPR